CGCGCCGGCCCGCCGCCCAGCGCCTCGGCCTGTGGTCGTTCTCGATCTACCTGCTGCACCTGCCGGTGATCCAGGTCTTCACCACCGCGATGCACTACGTCGAGCAGCGCACCGGCCTGCCGCGCACGGTGGTGCTCGGGCATGACCGCTACCTCGATTTCGGCTCCGGCGGCGCCAACCTCGCGGTCGCCGCCGGGCTGGTCGCCGCGACGGTGCCGCTCGCGGCCCTGACCTACCGCCTCGTCGAGCGCCCGGCCCTCGCCTGGTTCCGGCGCAACGACGCCCGGCTGGCCGCGGCAGCGGTGGAGCGCGACCGCGCGCCGGCCGTCGCCGCGGCGCTCCTCCCGCGCTGACGCCGGGCCGGCCTGTCTCAGTTTGGGATGGCGCGGCGGCCGAAACGGCTGGGGGATCGGTAACCGAACCACGACTAAGTTCCTGCCCGTACCCTGCCGGATCAGGGACGGTCGTCGGCCCGCGCGCCGCTCGGGAGCGGAGCCGGTTTTTCCGCGCCGCGGCGCAGCCGATCGAACACGCGCATGAGGCAGGGGCACGAGATGTCTTCGGCAGATCCCGCCGCGGCCACCACCCGCAGGACCGGCGGAACCCTCGCGGACCTGTGGGGCTCGGCGCGGCGGCGCAGCCTGTGGATCGTCGCGAGCGCCGGCCTGATGGCCTCGCTGGGCGGGCTCTACGCCCTGCGCCAGGTGCCGACCTACCGGGCCACCGTCGAGATCCTGATCGACCCGCAGGCGCTGCAGATCGTCGGGCGCGGCCTGTCGCGCCAGGACGCGCCGGCCCAGCTCGACTTCGCCAACCTCGAGAGCCAGGGGCTGATCCTGCTCTCGGCCAAGCTCCTCGACCCGGTCATCGGGCAGCTCGGCCTCGCCGAGGACCCGGTCCTGACCCGGGGCGCGCCTCCCGGCGCCGACCCGGCCGTGGTGGCGCTCGAGGCCCTGCGCAAGCGCATCGTGGTGAAGCGCGTCGAGAACTCGTTCAACTTCCAGCTCACCGTCGCCTACCCGGATGCGCGCCGCGCGGCCGAGATCGCCAACACGGTGGCGGCCCAGTTCTTCGAGGTCGGCGCCCGGGACCGGGTCTCGGCGGTGCGTCGCGCCAACGAGGCGCTCCTGACCCAGGCCGCCGACCTGCGCTCCCAGCTCAACCGGGCCGACGTCGCGGTCGAGCGCTACCGGGCCGAGAAGGGCCTGATCGCCTCCGGCGATGCCGGGCTCCTGGTGTCGCAGCAGCTCAAGGACCTCTACACCCAGATCACCGCCGCCGAGACCAACCTCGCCCGGCTCTCGGCGAGGCGCGAGCAGGTGCGCCAGCTTCGCGCCCCCGACGGCCAGGTCCAGGCGGTGCCCGAGGCCGATACCTCGCAGGTGATGGTCTCGCTGCGCACCCAGTACGCCCAGACCCTCCAGGAGATCGCCCAGCTCTCCCGCAGCCTGGGACCGAGCCACCCGCAGATGATCGCTCTCGCCGCCCAGCGCGCCGCGACCGCCCGGCTGATCGCCGCGGAGGCCGACCGCATCCGCCGCACCATCGAGGAGGACCTGCGCCGCGGCGAGGAGAGCCTGCGCCAGCTCCGCGCCCGCGCCGAGCGGCTGATCCAGAACCAGACCAGCAGCAACCAGGAGGGCATCCGCCTGCGCCAGCTCGAGAGCGAGGCGGAGGCGATCCGGCGCACCTACAGCCTCGTCATCGACCGGACGAAGGACCTCGAGCAGCAGCAATCGATCAACCCGAGCAACTCGCAGATCATCTCGCGCGCCACCCCGCCGCTGAAGCCCTCCGACACCCCGGCGCCGATCGTGATCGTCGCCGCCGGCCTGTTCGGCGCCGTGCTCGGGCTGATCCTCGGCTTCCTCTACGACCTCTGGCGCGGCAACATCACGACGGTCGCGGGCTTCGGGGCCGCCGGCGCGCCGGTCTGGGCCCGGCTGCAGCGGCCGGGCCGGGGCGGCCGGAACGGCAGCGCCGAGCAGGCCCTCGTCACCGCGGCGCGCGAGCTGCGCACCCGCCTCGCCGGCCGCAGCACGGCGGTGGTCGTCACCGTCGCCGCCGACGGCCTCGGGCCGGAGCGCCTGCACGCGGCGGAGGTGCTCACCGACCTCCTGATCCG
The sequence above is drawn from the Methylobacterium terrae genome and encodes:
- a CDS encoding GumC family protein — translated: MSSADPAAATTRRTGGTLADLWGSARRRSLWIVASAGLMASLGGLYALRQVPTYRATVEILIDPQALQIVGRGLSRQDAPAQLDFANLESQGLILLSAKLLDPVIGQLGLAEDPVLTRGAPPGADPAVVALEALRKRIVVKRVENSFNFQLTVAYPDARRAAEIANTVAAQFFEVGARDRVSAVRRANEALLTQAADLRSQLNRADVAVERYRAEKGLIASGDAGLLVSQQLKDLYTQITAAETNLARLSARREQVRQLRAPDGQVQAVPEADTSQVMVSLRTQYAQTLQEIAQLSRSLGPSHPQMIALAAQRAATARLIAAEADRIRRTIEEDLRRGEESLRQLRARAERLIQNQTSSNQEGIRLRQLESEAEAIRRTYSLVIDRTKDLEQQQSINPSNSQIISRATPPLKPSDTPAPIVIVAAGLFGAVLGLILGFLYDLWRGNITTVAGFGAAGAPVWARLQRPGRGGRNGSAEQALVTAARELRTRLAGRSTAVVVTVAADGLGPERLHAAEVLTDLLIRLGEPALLVPEQAHARLGFGDGPRTDAPVRGRLAVIEPVRGPERLMRPEIIVAERDVGRGDGWLSIPETSDAILLVVAPGRMTRTRLERLLETLDGAGRFRAQGLFGLVAVEGRRAPAPRRPAPEPAPVPGRVRAA